CGAAGCTCTGGACACCCAGACTCAGCCGGGTGGTGCCCCGGCCGGCCAGGACGGCGAGCCGGTCGGCGGTGGCCGTGGCGGGCGAGGCCTCCACCGACAGCGGTACCGCGCGCAGGTCCGCGCCCATGCGGTGCTCGGCGATGTCGCAGAGGCGGTCCAGTTCGGCGGCGGTGAGGAAGGTGGGGGTGCCGCCGCCGAACGCGGCCGTCGCGAACCGGACGTCGTCCGACCCCAGCGCATCCCGCACGGTGGTCGCCTGCCGTTCCAGGGCGTCCAGGTAGGCGCCGGTCAGGCCGTCGGGGGCGCCGATGCGGGTGAAGAGGTTGCAGAAGCCGCAGCGGACCTCGCAGAACGGGATGTGCAGGTAGAGCGAGAGCGCCTCCTTGGGCTCGGCCGCCCAGAGGGCCTTCAGGGGCGGGCGGTCGGGCAGCCGGCGGTAGGCCGTCTTGTGGGGGTAGGCGTAGACGTAGTGCTGGTAGGGGCTGGTGCGGGTGGCCGGCTCGGCGGTGGTCATCGGACGGCCTCCGCCGGACGGGTCGCGGGATCACGGGGTGCGGGATCGAGGAAGAAGTGGGCGTACGGCACGGTCCACACGCACTCGTGGCCGATGCGGTGGCCGGTGTAGCCGTCGTCGCCGTAGGCGGTGCCGTGGTCGGAGCAGACGATCGCGAAACAGCGCCGTCTGCTGCTCATCGCGGCGAACAGCCGCCCGATGTGCCGGTCCACGTACTCCAGCGCGGCGGCGTGCGTCTCCCGGCTGTCGCCTGCCTCGCGGGTCGCGCCCGGCAGATGGAACCAGTTCGGCTGGTGCAGGGCGGACACGTTGACGAAGAGGAACAGCCGCTGCCCGTGCGGGAGTCGGCGCACGATGTCCTCGGCGCGGGCGATCTGGTTCTCGAAGGACTCGGGTGAGGTGACGCCGAACTCCGGCTCCCAGTGGGACTCGTGGAACAGGCCGGGCAGCACGGAGCCCAGCGGGCCCTGCTTGTTGAAGAAGCCCACGCCTCCGATGCACGCCGTGTGGTAGCCGTCCTCGGCCAGGCCCGAGACGAGGTCGGGGGTGTCGTAGACGTAGGTGCCGCCGGCGGTGGTCTCGCTGCCCGCGAAGCTCGCCGCGAACAGGCGCGGGTGCGGTCCGGGGGCGGCCGGCGTCGGCAGGAACCCGGCGAAGATCGCCTGGTGGGAGGCGTAGGTGAAGCTTCCCGGTGCGTGCCGCTTCTCCCAGCGGCCGCCGGGGAGGTGCCGGGCCAGGTGGGGGATGCGGCCGGCCGCCGCCAGCTCGGCGGCGACGTCGTGGCGGAGTGTGTCGAGGGTGACGAGCAGGAGGTCGTGGCTGCCGACCACCTCGTTCATGTCGTGCACTTCGTTCATGTCGTGCACTTCGTTCACGGTGGGCACTTCGTTCGTCTGCGGCCCGTCGTTCGTGACGAGCGCTTCCTTCGCGCGGGGTACGTGGTTCGGGACGGGCGTGGCCGCGTGGGGTACCTGGTGGGTGACGGGCACGTCCCTCGCGTGGGGCACGTCGTTCGTGTCGGGCTCAGGCATGCGCTGTTCCTGTTCTGTGCCGGGCGACGTCAGCCAGGGCGGCGGCCACCTGGGCCGCGTAGGTGTCGAGGCCCTCCGCGCCGCCTCCGGGCAGTCCCGTGAGCCGGGGCAGCAGGTCGCCGAAGGCGTTGACCTCTCCCACGGCGACCCTGCGCCAGCCGACGGCCGGCAGCAGGTCGACGCCGACGCACAGGGTGCGGGGGAAGCAGGCCGCGGCCCGCTCGCACGCGCCCAGCACGTCGGCCCAGCCGGCGCCCGCCGCCTCGACGGCCTCCCGTACCGCGGCCAGGTCGCCCCTGCGTCCGCCGAGATGGAGGTTGGTCAGGGGGGAACGGCTGGTGCGGACCACCGCATGGGTGGCGCGACCGGCCACGACGACGACCCTGAGGTCGGCGGCCCGGCCCTCCTGGGACGCCTTCGGCAGCCACCGCTCGAGGTGCAGCCCGTCCGGGGCGAGCGCGTCGACGATGGCCGCGATCTGCTGCTCGCGTTCGTAGCGGCGCACCCGGAGGGAGTTGTACAGACCGCCGTCCGCGGCGAGTTCCACGGAGGTGGTGGCCCGGATCCGGCCGCCGCCTCCCGACTCGACGGCGAGGACACCCGAGGCGGACGACCCGTGCGCGGGCTTCACGAACAGCCGGGGCATCCGGTGCTCGCGCATCACCGCGCGGACGTCGTCCCAGCCGCGCACCGGCACGCCGCGCGCGCCCGAGGTGGGTGAGGCGGGCACCGGGACACCCGCCCCGTCGAGGACGGCGTGGCAGAGCCGCTTGTCGAACAGCACGGCGAGTTCGTCCGGGTCGTCCAGCCGGACGCCGCCGCGCAGGCTGCGTACCGCGGCGACGAAGCCCGCGTACCAGCGGCCCGAGCCCTCGACCCGGGTGGGGTCGCCGGCGCCCCGCAGCAGCCGGTCGACCTCGGGGTCCTCACCCGGTGAATCCAGCCGGACGATCTCCTCGGCCGTGAAATCGGCGCCCCCGTCGCGCAGCACCTCCGCCCACGGGACGACCCGCGGGGCCGGCAGACCGGCCCGGCGTACCGCGTCCTCGAAGAGGGCGATCCGGCGGTTCTCCGGGTTGCCGACCACCGCGAGGCGCGGCTCGGACGCCTGCCGCGGGCGGAACGCGTCGGGGGAGGAGAGACGGTGACCCATGGGTGGCGTACTCACTCCCCCACGGCGACGTAACGCCACACCGTGCCGTCGTCCTCCGCCTCCTCCTCCGCGTCGTCACGGTCGAGGTCCACCTCGACGCCCGCGGTCTCCACGCTCCGCCGGACACGCTCCTGCGCGGCCTCGCTCAGGTAGTGGTGGTGCAGGTCCAGCTTCCGGAGGTGGGTGAGCGGCCGGCCGGCGAGCAGGGCGGCCACGCCCTCGTCGGTCAGCACGCCCATGGAGAGGTCCAGCACCTCCAGACGCTCCAGCACCGGCGCGGTGGCCACCGCGGCGGCCACCGCGTCCTGGATCTCGCTGTTGCGCAGGGCGAGGTGGCGCAGGCTCGGCAGCCGGGCCCCGGACAGGATGGGCTCCAGGTCGGCGGCCTCGGTGTCACCTCCGTACTCGGGGGTGCCGAGCCAGAGGTCGAGGTGGACCAGCGCGGGCAGGTCGCTGCCGCCGACCCCGCGCACGACCTCCGCGGGCAACCCGCCCGTCTCGATCACCAGCCTGCGCAGCGCTCCGTGGCTCACAGCGGGGAAACGCAGCCCGGATCCGCCGCGCACGCCGAGTTCCTCCAGAGCGGGGAACGCGGCGAGCAGCGGGGTGACGTCGGTCTGGTTGATCCAGGAGATCTCGCACTCCTCCCCCACCATGTCGCCGAGGAACACCGCCCGCAGCGCCGGGAACCGGTCCCGGGCGGCCACGAGCGCCGCCACGACGTCCGAGGGGTCCGTGTCGTACGCCTCCTGCCAGGCGCCGACGATCAGGGCCCTGACGCGGGTGGTGTCGACGGCGGAGCAGAAGCGGGCGAACGCCTTCGTCCAGTCCTCGTCGGCGTCGTAGACGTCGACGGTGACGCGCCAGGCGACGGCTTCCGGCTCCACCGGGCGCGGCTTGTGCTCGGCGCCCGGGAAGGTGTACGCGGGCAGCCCGAACAACACGTCGAGGTGGTCACCGATGGTCATGCGGCTGCTCCCGGGAGAAAAAGTGCGCGGTCCGTGATGTGTCCGCAGTTCTACCAACAGGCACCGACAACGCACCTCGGCGGGGCCCCGGTTCGGGGGCATCGGTGCGTGCCCCGGTGCAGGGGCGTCGTCGCGGACCGCGATGCGAGGGAGTCGCGCGGCCGGGCCTCAGCGGTCGGCGGCGCGGGCCAGTACGTCGGTGACCTGGACGCGGACCACGTCCCGGGCGGCGGCGGGGAGGGCGCCCAGATCCGTGCCGGCCAAGGCGTGCAGCACCTGCTCGGGGTCCGGGTCGTACGGCGTGCGCTCGCTGAACACCTCGTAGCCGTCGCGCACGGCCACCCGCAGGTCACCGGGACCGTCGTCGGCGGCGTGCAGCGCGGCGGCGATGACAAGGGGCGGCGGGCCGCCCGCCTCGCCGTCCAGCTTGCGGTAGGCGCTGACGAGGGGGGTGCGCCAGCTCAGGGCGAGCAGTACGTGACGCTTCGCCAGCAGTTCGCTCAGATCGGTGTCGTAGACGCTGTCGGGTTCCAGGACCGTGGCCCGGGCGTCGAGGACGAGGGCCGCGGGAAGCAGACAGCGCAGGGTGCTGCCCACGATGTTGCCGCCGACCGTGGCGGCCCGGCGCACCGCGCCCGTGCCGACACCGGAGGCCGCCCGGTGCAGCACCTCGGGCACGGTCGCGTCGACGCGGTTCAGCAGCACGGCACCGCCCAGTTCCCCGGGGCCGACCGTGCCGGCCTCCGGCACGTTGCGCAGCGACACGGCCTGCTCGGGGAAGCCGTCCCGCTGCCAGCCGGCCCAGACGAGCGTGGCGCCTCCCACCGGTACCGCTCCTTCGGCCAGGCACCGCTGTGCTTCGGATATCGAGGAGGGAAGACGCAACTGCACGACAACCGACCTGCCTTCCCGGGAAGTCGGGCGAGTACCGTTCCACGCCGCCCGCATGATCAATGCCAGAACGGATTCTGCCCAGGCGTACGGGGGCGCATACAGGGCTCATGGCTGCACCTCGCACCACGTGAAATTGCGTTGCGGCCGGCCGCCCTCCCCCGGACCCTGGCGCCATGCGCTTTCTCCTGCGTCCCGCGTCCTTCGCCGACGCGCCGGCCGTCACCGGTCTCCTCAACGAGATCGACGTCATCGAGATCGGCCGGCCCGAGACGGATCTGCACACCGTCGAGGCCGACCTGGGGCGTCCCGGCACCGATCTGGAGCGGGACTCCTGGCTCGCCTTCGACGGGGACCGGCTGGTCGGCTACGGGCTCGTGTGGGACGAGTCCGGCGGCGAACGCGTGGACGTCGACCACTACGTCCTGCCGGACCGGCAGGAGGCGGGGCGGCTGGTCCTGGCGGCGATGGAGGCCCGGGCACTGGAGAAGGCGCTGGGGAACGGCGCCGAGCGGGCCGTGGTGCATCTGCATCTCAACGCGGAGCCCACCCTCGACACCTCGCTGCTCCGGCTCCGCGGCTGGTCCGTCGTGCGGCGCTACCACGTACTGCGCCGGCCCCTGGACGGGGCCGGGGACATGCCGCCGACGCCGCCCGCGGGCGTGTGGCTGCGGTCCTGTGCCGGCGAGGCGGACCGGGTCCGCGTCCATGAGCTCTACCAGGCGTCCTTCGCCGAGCACTTCGACTTCCAGCCGCGCGGCTACGCGCAGTGGTCGCACGACGTGGACGCGGCGGGGCTCGACTGGTCCCTGGTGTGGATCGCCGGCACGGACGAGTCCGGGGACGCCGGGTTCCTGATGGCCCGCGACGACCGTGAGGCGATGGGGTGGATCCGCAGCATCGGCGTGCTCGGCGAGGCCCGCGGGCGCGGACTGGCCGGGCTGCTGCTGCGGCACGCCTTCGCGGCCTTCGCCGCCCGGGGCCGGGACACCGTGGGGCTCGGTGTGGACACCTCGAACCCGACCGGCGCGCCGCGGCTGTACGCACGTCACGGCCTGGTCCTGCACTACGCCGTGGACACCTGGGAGACGGTCCTGCGCCGGCCGCGCGGGCAGCGCCGGATGCCCGGTCCCTCTGGCGCCCCGGGGGCCGGCGGTCAGCCCGTGGACGCCAGCCAGGGCATCGGGTCGGCGTAGTAGCCGTCGTAGATCACCTCGAAGTGCAGGTGAGGGCCGGTGGACAGGCCGGTGGAGCCCACCCGTCCCAGCGGGGTCCCCGTCTGCACCGCCCGGCCCGTGGTGACGTCGATGGCGGACAGGTGGCTGTACGTCGTCTGGAGCCGTTTGCCCTCGATCGTGCCGTGGTCGACGACGACACGGTTGCCGTAGGCCGTGGTCATGGCCGCGAAGACGACCGTGCCCGCCCGGGCGGCGAAGACCTGGGCGCCCTGGGGCGCGCCGAAATCCACGCCGGTGTGGAGCTTGGTGACCCCGGTCAGCGGGTGCTGGCGCGATCCGTACGGCGAGGTGACGGTAAGGGTGGTGACGGGCGGGGCCAGGATCGCGTCGGCCAGGACACTTCCGGTGGGCGGGTCCTCCCGGTCGAAGGCCTCGTACTTGCCGAACAGGGCCTTGACCTCGGTCAGGTAGGTCTGCGCCGCGGCGGGCACGGCTCCCGCCTTCGTCACGGCGTCCGTGCCGACCGCGTAGGCGGCGAGGGTGAGATCGACCAGGTCCCCGTTGACGGTGCCGTCGGTTCTGAGGCCGGTGACCTCGCGGGCCAGGGAGCAGTCCTGGCGGCCGAGCGCCATGATGGCGTCGGCCGGATCCGTGGGCGAGGCACGTCCGTTGCCGTCGTCGTCCTTGCCCCAGGCCTTCCACCCCGCGTCGGTGAAGGCGGCGATGCCCCGCGCTTGGGAGGTGGTGGCGCTGTCGTTGCTCCAGCCGGTGAGCTGGTCGATCTGCGCGGCGAGGACGGACGGGGTGACGACCGTACAGGCGTCGGCGGACTTGCGCAGCCAGGGGCCGTAGGTCGCGTCGACGCCGCCCGCGGCGCCCTG
This Streptomyces sp. NBC_00377 DNA region includes the following protein-coding sequences:
- a CDS encoding STM4014 family protein: MGHRLSSPDAFRPRQASEPRLAVVGNPENRRIALFEDAVRRAGLPAPRVVPWAEVLRDGGADFTAEEIVRLDSPGEDPEVDRLLRGAGDPTRVEGSGRWYAGFVAAVRSLRGGVRLDDPDELAVLFDKRLCHAVLDGAGVPVPASPTSGARGVPVRGWDDVRAVMREHRMPRLFVKPAHGSSASGVLAVESGGGGRIRATTSVELAADGGLYNSLRVRRYEREQQIAAIVDALAPDGLHLERWLPKASQEGRAADLRVVVVAGRATHAVVRTSRSPLTNLHLGGRRGDLAAVREAVEAAGAGWADVLGACERAAACFPRTLCVGVDLLPAVGWRRVAVGEVNAFGDLLPRLTGLPGGGAEGLDTYAAQVAAALADVARHRTGTAHA
- a CDS encoding STM4013/SEN3800 family hydrolase — translated: MNEVVGSHDLLLVTLDTLRHDVAAELAAAGRIPHLARHLPGGRWEKRHAPGSFTYASHQAIFAGFLPTPAAPGPHPRLFAASFAGSETTAGGTYVYDTPDLVSGLAEDGYHTACIGGVGFFNKQGPLGSVLPGLFHESHWEPEFGVTSPESFENQIARAEDIVRRLPHGQRLFLFVNVSALHQPNWFHLPGATREAGDSRETHAAALEYVDRHIGRLFAAMSSRRRCFAIVCSDHGTAYGDDGYTGHRIGHECVWTVPYAHFFLDPAPRDPATRPAEAVR
- a CDS encoding FAD binding domain-containing protein, with the protein product MQLRLPSSISEAQRCLAEGAVPVGGATLVWAGWQRDGFPEQAVSLRNVPEAGTVGPGELGGAVLLNRVDATVPEVLHRAASGVGTGAVRRAATVGGNIVGSTLRCLLPAALVLDARATVLEPDSVYDTDLSELLAKRHVLLALSWRTPLVSAYRKLDGEAGGPPPLVIAAALHAADDGPGDLRVAVRDGYEVFSERTPYDPDPEQVLHALAGTDLGALPAAARDVVRVQVTDVLARAADR
- a CDS encoding GNAT family N-acetyltransferase; translation: MRFLLRPASFADAPAVTGLLNEIDVIEIGRPETDLHTVEADLGRPGTDLERDSWLAFDGDRLVGYGLVWDESGGERVDVDHYVLPDRQEAGRLVLAAMEARALEKALGNGAERAVVHLHLNAEPTLDTSLLRLRGWSVVRRYHVLRRPLDGAGDMPPTPPAGVWLRSCAGEADRVRVHELYQASFAEHFDFQPRGYAQWSHDVDAAGLDWSLVWIAGTDESGDAGFLMARDDREAMGWIRSIGVLGEARGRGLAGLLLRHAFAAFAARGRDTVGLGVDTSNPTGAPRLYARHGLVLHYAVDTWETVLRRPRGQRRMPGPSGAPGAGGQPVDASQGIGSA
- a CDS encoding M23 family metallopeptidase; protein product: MSDEQAVETPPHETALAPEPVTPQAAAPGVNTPHAQAQASPAARPRRRGPGAFTLLVLPGLVTLSAVAGFLALTGGLPDDWSTQGSAPQGAAGGVDATYGPWLRKSADACTVVTPSVLAAQIDQLTGWSNDSATTSQARGIAAFTDAGWKAWGKDDDGNGRASPTDPADAIMALGRQDCSLAREVTGLRTDGTVNGDLVDLTLAAYAVGTDAVTKAGAVPAAAQTYLTEVKALFGKYEAFDREDPPTGSVLADAILAPPVTTLTVTSPYGSRQHPLTGVTKLHTGVDFGAPQGAQVFAARAGTVVFAAMTTAYGNRVVVDHGTIEGKRLQTTYSHLSAIDVTTGRAVQTGTPLGRVGSTGLSTGPHLHFEVIYDGYYADPMPWLASTG
- a CDS encoding STM4015 family protein; this translates as MTIGDHLDVLFGLPAYTFPGAEHKPRPVEPEAVAWRVTVDVYDADEDWTKAFARFCSAVDTTRVRALIVGAWQEAYDTDPSDVVAALVAARDRFPALRAVFLGDMVGEECEISWINQTDVTPLLAAFPALEELGVRGGSGLRFPAVSHGALRRLVIETGGLPAEVVRGVGGSDLPALVHLDLWLGTPEYGGDTEAADLEPILSGARLPSLRHLALRNSEIQDAVAAAVATAPVLERLEVLDLSMGVLTDEGVAALLAGRPLTHLRKLDLHHHYLSEAAQERVRRSVETAGVEVDLDRDDAEEEAEDDGTVWRYVAVGE